One Brassica napus cultivar Da-Ae chromosome C4, Da-Ae, whole genome shotgun sequence genomic region harbors:
- the LOC106451515 gene encoding proliferating cellular nuclear antigen 1, producing the protein MLELRLVQGSLLKKVLESVKDLVNDANFDCSSTGFSLQAMDSSHVALVSLLLRSEGFEHYRCDRNLSMGMNLGNMSKMLKCAGNDDIITIKADDGGDTVTFMFESPTQDKIADFEMKLMDIDSEHLGIPDAEYHSIVRMPSGEFSRICKDLSSIGDTVVISVTKEGVKFSTAGDIGTANIVLRQNTTVDKPEDAIVIEMNEPVALSFALRYMNSFTKATPLSDTVTISLSSELPVVVEYKVAEMGYIRYYLAPKIEEEEDTNA; encoded by the exons ATGTTGGAACTTCGTTTGGTTCAAGGCTCTCTCTTGAAGAAGGTTCTAGAATCGGTCAAGGATCTGGTGAACGATGCCAACTTCGACTGCTCCAGCACTGGCTTCTCTCTCCAGGCCATGGACTCGAGCCACGTGGCGCTGGTGTCTCTTCTCCTGAGATCCGAAGGTTTCGAGCACTACAGGTGCGACAGGAACCTCTCCATGGGGATGAATCTCGGCAACATGTCCAAGATGCTCAAATGTGCCGGAAATGATGACATCATCACCATCAAAGCCGATGACGGCGGCGACACCGTCACCTTCATGTTCGAGAGCCCTA CACAAGACAAGATTGCGGATTTTGAGATGAAGCTGATGGACATCGACAGTGAGCATTTAGGAATCCCTGACGCTGAGTACCACTCTATTGTGAGGATGCCCTCTGGTGAATTTTCCAGGATATGCAAAGATCTCAGTAGCATTGGTGACACAG TTGTAATCTCTGTGACAAAAGAAGGTGTGAAGTTTTCAACAGCAGGTGATATCGGGACAGCTAACATTGTACTCAGGCAGAACACAACTGTGGACAAG CCTGAAGATGCAATTGTGATAGAGATGAACGAGCCTGTAGCGCTTTCATTCGCGTTGAGGTACATGAACTCCTTCACAAAGGCGACTCCCTTGTCTGATACCGTGACAATCAGTTTGTCCTCGGAGTTGCCAGTCGTGGTGGAGTATAAAGTGGCGGAGATGGGTTACATTCGGTACTATTTGGCTCCCaagattgaagaagaagaagacactaATGCCTAA